Proteins co-encoded in one Montipora capricornis isolate CH-2021 chromosome 12, ASM3666992v2, whole genome shotgun sequence genomic window:
- the LOC138027667 gene encoding EGF-like repeat and discoidin I-like domain-containing protein 3: MSFSVKSLLIYLVLRSEFASSCTATYSVQGQVLRNHTIKTETADKIEDCIVRCMAYPGCKSSNFYRVDKRCELNDKTHASHPEDMRRELYTNYMINTLRSIPCKTQLDCGMDLICTPSLICEECRSHPLGMESRAIPNSAVAASSTWHGVANHEPWQARLNNAAKSQNTGSWSAGTNDIGQWLQIDLGKETVVTKIATQGRPSDYHLQWVSSYKILLSLDGTNWNVYRREGF; encoded by the exons ATGAGTTTTAGCGTGAAATCTCTACTCATTTACTTGGTGTTGAGGTCAGAATTTGCGAGTTCTTGCACAGCAACTTACTCCGTGCAGGGACAAGTTCTTCGAAACCACACCATCAAGACAGAGACCGCAGACAAAATAGAAGATTGTATCGTGCGTTGCATGGCATATCCCGGATGTAAAAGCAGCAACTTTTATCGCGTGGACAAAAGATGTGAACTGAATGACAAGACGCATGCGTCTCACCCAGAAGACATGAGACGTGAGCTTTATACAAACTACATGATAAACACTCTGCGATCTATACCTTGCAAAACTCAGCTCGATTGTGGTATGGATTTGATATGCACACCGTCTCTGATTTGCGAAG AATGCCGCAGTCATCCCCTTGGAATGGAAAGTAGGGCAATACCGAACTCAGCGGTGGCGGCTTCTTCAACATGGCACGGAGTCGCAAATCATGAACCCTGGCAAGCCAGGCTCAACAATGCGGCAAAAAGTCAAAATACTGGCTCTTGGTCGGCTGGAACAAATGACATTGGACAGTGGTTGCAAATTGACCTTGGCAAGGAGACAGTAgtgacaaaaatagcaacacaGGGGAGGCCTAGTGATTATCATCTTCAGTGGGTATCTTCATACAAAATTCTGTTGAGCTTGGACGGAACAAACTGGAATGTGTATCGAAGGGAAG gtttttAA